A part of Acidimicrobiia bacterium genomic DNA contains:
- a CDS encoding cyclic nucleotide-binding domain-containing protein, with translation MRFTRHTWHDRLRDVWLFEGCTDRELDVVGRLTTEVWRPDNWVLTIQDAPGDECFVVLDGEAVAVRDGVALGTLQPGTIFGEMALLDGRPRVATVWSLTTMKLLAMSRREFDALLHAGIPAVNRRIA, from the coding sequence ATGAGGTTCACCAGGCACACATGGCACGACCGGTTGCGCGACGTGTGGCTGTTCGAGGGCTGCACCGATCGCGAGCTCGATGTCGTCGGACGGCTGACGACCGAGGTCTGGCGACCGGACAACTGGGTGCTGACGATCCAGGACGCGCCGGGCGACGAATGCTTCGTCGTGCTGGACGGCGAAGCGGTCGCGGTGCGCGACGGCGTGGCGCTCGGCACGCTGCAGCCCGGCACGATCTTCGGTGAGATGGCGCTGCTCGACGGTCGACCTCGGGTCGCGACGGTCTGGTCGCTGACGACGATGAAGCTCCTCGCCATGTCGCGCCGCGAGTTCGACGCGCTGCTCCACGCCGGCATCCCGGCGGTGAACCGCCGCATCGCAG